One Clostridia bacterium genomic region harbors:
- a CDS encoding HU family DNA-binding protein: protein MAAGMTKTQLVRFMAEKLELNNKTAAAFLQTLAEVAVKETKKNGVFVIPGLGRLVKSARKARMGRNPQTGEPIKIAAKTVVKFRVAKAAKDAIAPKK from the coding sequence ATGGCAGCAGGCATGACCAAGACTCAGCTGGTGCGTTTCATGGCGGAGAAGCTCGAACTCAACAATAAGACCGCTGCGGCGTTCCTGCAGACTCTGGCGGAAGTTGCGGTCAAGGAAACGAAGAAGAACGGCGTGTTCGTAATTCCGGGCCTTGGCCGCCTGGTGAAGTCCGCACGCAAAGCCCGCATGGGCCGCAACCCCCAGACCGGCGAGCCCATCAAGATCGCTGCGAAGACCGTTGTGAAGTTCCGCGTGGCGAAGGCCGCGAAGGACGCGATCGCCCCGAAGAAGTAA
- a CDS encoding Smr/MutS family protein: MSRSALKMKLVNLEEGLPTVEQARTLLFRELQQARRNGIEALKLVHGYGSKGVGGAIRVAIQGSLAARVREGQLRAFIAGEDFRISDETTWALLRKYPELKQDRDLGRGNKGISIVLL, encoded by the coding sequence ATGTCACGTAGCGCGCTGAAGATGAAACTCGTGAACCTCGAGGAGGGCCTCCCTACGGTCGAGCAGGCCCGCACCCTCCTGTTTAGAGAACTCCAGCAAGCCCGCAGGAATGGCATTGAGGCGCTAAAACTTGTGCATGGATACGGATCGAAAGGCGTCGGCGGCGCCATTCGCGTTGCGATTCAGGGATCGCTCGCGGCACGTGTTCGCGAAGGTCAACTGCGGGCGTTCATCGCCGGTGAAGATTTCCGCATCTCCGACGAAACCACGTGGGCGCTCCTTCGCAAATATCCTGAACTGAAGCAGGACCGCGATCTAGGCCGCGGCAACAAGGGCATCAGTATCGTTCTGCTGTAA
- a CDS encoding PQQ-dependent sugar dehydrogenase, which translates to MPGVRASGVRLRWLIAVTSLALLLGGCGGDSSSPSANAGGGGTPTGGGNPTGGGGAVTLATEVVASGLTVPWEMVWAPDGRMFFTEQPGLLRVMVNGNVQAAPVLDLTSIVPGGEAGMLGLELDRSFASNHFLYIFYCLTTGGVHCRVSRFTESNNSIAPGSEQVLIETAAGPHHEAGRIKIGPDGLLYVAVGDVFDPQTAQDLTRNEGKILRMNVDGSAAAGNPFPENPFVYTLGHRDPQGLAFDSSGQLYSTEHGPISNDEVNIINAGKNYGWPTCIGRCNDPRFVDPIKLFSPETAAPSGATFYNGSAIPQWNGSLLFATLGLAGNTFAHHLHRIKFDRPGGTNIVEEEVLFRDAFGRLRNVAVGPDGFVYISTSNGGGQDKIIRIRPK; encoded by the coding sequence ATGCCAGGCGTTCGCGCGAGCGGAGTCCGGTTGCGATGGTTGATTGCGGTCACTTCTTTGGCGCTGCTGTTGGGCGGTTGCGGCGGAGACTCTTCATCGCCGTCTGCTAACGCCGGTGGAGGCGGGACACCCACTGGCGGTGGCAATCCGACGGGTGGCGGCGGTGCCGTGACGCTTGCGACTGAGGTGGTTGCCAGCGGACTCACCGTCCCATGGGAAATGGTTTGGGCGCCAGACGGACGGATGTTCTTCACGGAACAACCTGGCCTATTGCGCGTCATGGTGAATGGAAATGTGCAGGCCGCGCCCGTACTGGATTTGACGTCGATTGTTCCGGGCGGGGAAGCCGGAATGCTCGGTCTCGAACTCGATCGCAGCTTCGCTTCCAATCACTTTCTCTACATCTTCTACTGTCTTACAACCGGCGGAGTACACTGCCGTGTAAGTCGCTTCACGGAATCGAACAACTCGATTGCACCCGGGAGCGAGCAGGTGTTGATCGAAACTGCTGCGGGCCCGCATCACGAAGCAGGGCGCATCAAGATCGGCCCGGATGGATTGCTCTACGTGGCGGTTGGCGATGTTTTCGACCCACAAACGGCACAGGACCTCACGCGCAATGAAGGCAAAATCCTTCGCATGAATGTGGACGGTTCGGCTGCCGCGGGCAATCCGTTCCCGGAGAACCCATTCGTCTACACGTTGGGACATCGCGACCCGCAGGGACTTGCGTTTGATAGTTCGGGACAGTTGTATTCAACCGAACACGGTCCAATCTCGAATGACGAGGTCAATATCATCAACGCAGGGAAGAACTACGGATGGCCGACATGCATCGGAAGATGTAACGATCCGCGCTTTGTGGATCCGATCAAACTATTTTCGCCAGAGACGGCCGCGCCATCGGGCGCTACGTTCTACAACGGCAGCGCGATTCCGCAGTGGAACGGCTCGCTGCTGTTTGCGACGCTCGGCCTCGCTGGCAACACGTTCGCGCACCATCTGCACCGGATCAAGTTCGATCGTCCCGGCGGGACGAACATCGTGGAAGAGGAAGTTCTGTTCAGAGACGCTTTCGGCAGGTTGCGCAATGTTGCTGTGGGACCGGACGGTTTTGTTTATATCTCCACGAGCAACGGCGGCGGACAGGACAAGATCATTCGGATTCGTCCGAAGTGA